A genome region from Novipirellula galeiformis includes the following:
- a CDS encoding polyprenyl synthetase family protein: protein MANYPAAMEDLLPLVQHALENACSFGEGCPTRLGDAMRYALLAPGKRLRPALVLMACEACGGKLDEALPAAVAVEMIHAYSLVHDDLPAMDDDDLRRGRPTVHIQFDEATAILVGDALQAQAFVHLGSGVKDPARAIETIRVLAQAAGASQLVGGQSDDLSAERGQQQNERGTATSEPRSANGTVEHLESIHRRKTGALFSASLEMGAILAGGDQKSRQVLSNYASDLGLAFQVVDDLLDFTADEQTLGKRTGKDVGRGKLTYPGLLGIEAARAKAEQLVESARSHALFFGPAGWRLTSLADYVLERTQ, encoded by the coding sequence ATGGCTAATTATCCCGCTGCAATGGAGGATCTTCTTCCCCTCGTCCAGCACGCCCTTGAAAATGCTTGCTCCTTCGGCGAAGGTTGCCCGACGCGATTGGGCGATGCGATGCGATATGCATTGTTGGCACCCGGCAAACGGCTGCGTCCAGCGTTGGTATTGATGGCGTGTGAAGCGTGTGGCGGCAAGCTCGACGAGGCGTTGCCCGCCGCCGTGGCGGTAGAGATGATTCACGCCTATTCGTTGGTTCACGACGATTTGCCAGCCATGGACGATGACGATTTGCGTCGTGGACGTCCAACCGTACACATTCAATTTGACGAGGCGACAGCCATTTTGGTGGGAGATGCGTTGCAAGCTCAAGCGTTTGTCCACCTCGGCTCGGGGGTTAAGGACCCTGCTAGGGCAATCGAGACGATCCGAGTGCTGGCCCAGGCTGCAGGGGCTTCTCAATTGGTGGGAGGCCAATCGGATGACCTTTCCGCCGAAAGGGGCCAGCAGCAAAACGAACGGGGCACCGCGACGTCGGAGCCGAGATCGGCCAACGGGACGGTCGAGCACCTCGAATCGATTCACCGGCGAAAGACCGGCGCGTTGTTCTCGGCGTCGCTGGAGATGGGGGCCATTTTGGCCGGTGGCGACCAAAAATCGCGACAAGTGCTCTCGAATTACGCGAGTGATCTGGGATTGGCGTTCCAAGTGGTTGACGATTTACTAGATTTTACGGCAGATGAACAAACTCTTGGAAAACGAACGGGAAAAGATGTCGGCCGAGGTAAACTGACTTACCCTGGGCTTTTAGGCATCGAGGCTGCCCGCGCGAAAGCGGAACAGTTGGTGGAGTCGGCACGAAGCCACGCGTTGTTTTTTGGCCCAGCGGGTTGGCGGTTAACAAGTTTGGCTGATTATGTTTTAGAACGAACCCAATGA
- the xseB gene encoding exodeoxyribonuclease VII small subunit: MAKKKSSTTDSDGNAESPEIDFEAAVGEVQKIVDNLESGDLGLSESLKQYELGIQRLNQCQGLLEAAERKVTLLSGFDADGNPVTEPFAGGEKVDAAPSKAGRRNAGASNRAAAKKTDTSGELF, translated from the coding sequence ATGGCTAAAAAGAAAAGCTCAACAACCGATTCAGACGGCAATGCCGAATCGCCCGAGATCGACTTCGAAGCCGCGGTCGGCGAGGTCCAAAAGATTGTTGACAATCTTGAAAGCGGCGATCTCGGCCTGAGCGAGTCTCTAAAACAATACGAGCTGGGTATCCAGCGACTCAATCAGTGCCAAGGCCTACTCGAAGCCGCCGAGCGGAAGGTCACCCTGTTGTCGGGTTTCGACGCCGATGGCAATCCCGTGACGGAGCCCTTCGCGGGGGGAGAGAAAGTGGACGCGGCCCCCAGCAAGGCCGGCCGCCGCAATGCTGGGGCCTCAAACCGGGCAGCTGCGAAAAAGACCGATACTTCCGGAGAGTTGTTCTAA
- a CDS encoding peroxiredoxin: MSVLVQQQAPEFKAKAVMPNGEFKEISLSDYRGKYVILFFWPLDFTFVCPTEIIAFSDRAAEFEKNGVQLLGVSVDSEFTHLAWTNTKRSEGGIGKTEYPLIADLNKQIARDYDVLIDAGVALRGLFLIDKDGVVRHQVVNDLPLGRSVDEALRIAKALQYFEENGEVCPANWQEGSRTIKPGVESSKEFFSAEYAN; this comes from the coding sequence ATGAGCGTATTGGTTCAGCAACAAGCCCCGGAATTCAAAGCCAAAGCCGTCATGCCCAACGGCGAATTCAAAGAGATCTCGCTGTCGGATTATCGCGGCAAATACGTCATCCTGTTCTTCTGGCCTTTGGACTTTACCTTCGTCTGCCCCACCGAAATCATCGCCTTCAGCGACCGTGCCGCGGAGTTCGAAAAGAACGGCGTGCAACTGCTTGGCGTTTCGGTCGATAGCGAGTTCACCCACTTGGCGTGGACCAACACCAAACGCAGTGAAGGCGGGATCGGCAAAACCGAATATCCGTTGATCGCCGACCTGAACAAACAAATCGCACGCGACTACGACGTCTTGATCGATGCCGGTGTTGCACTGCGTGGACTCTTTTTGATCGACAAAGATGGCGTGGTGCGTCACCAAGTCGTCAACGATCTACCGCTCGGCCGCAGTGTCGATGAAGCACTGCGAATCGCCAAGGCGCTGCAGTACTTCGAAGAAAATGGCGAAGTCTGCCCAGCAAACTGGCAAGAAGGTAGTCGCACCATCAAGCCTGGCGTTGAATCGAGCAAAGAATTTTTCAGCGCCGAGTATGCAAACTAG
- a CDS encoding deoxyribonuclease IV translates to MTQKKTTHLFGSHVSVAGGLVKGVGRAVAVGCDVIQIFTKNNNQWAAKPLVPADVAAWKSALAESGIRHPIAHASYLINMATPKDELFQKSIDSLVMELERGNELELEGLVVHPGAFTTSSEADGIKRIIDAVTETLARVEAGSCRLLLENTAGQGSCLGHQIDQLGAMIDGVGDATRVGVCLDTCHAFAAGYAINTTPGFAELRKQIDDLLPPGCISALHLNDSKKPLGSRVDRHEHIGRGEIGLEGFRNVFGDELLGVIPGYLETEKGTDEETGEDWDVINLRVLRELVAEIA, encoded by the coding sequence ATGACACAAAAAAAGACAACTCACCTGTTTGGTTCTCACGTTTCGGTAGCCGGTGGATTGGTCAAAGGGGTTGGTCGCGCCGTTGCGGTCGGCTGTGATGTCATCCAAATTTTCACCAAGAACAACAATCAATGGGCGGCGAAACCCTTGGTGCCCGCAGACGTCGCCGCCTGGAAATCGGCGCTTGCCGAATCAGGGATTCGGCACCCCATCGCTCACGCTTCGTACTTGATCAACATGGCAACGCCGAAAGACGAGCTGTTTCAGAAGTCGATCGACTCCTTGGTGATGGAACTTGAACGAGGCAACGAACTCGAACTGGAGGGACTCGTGGTGCATCCCGGCGCGTTCACGACCAGCAGCGAAGCCGATGGGATCAAGCGAATCATTGACGCGGTGACCGAGACGCTCGCGCGCGTCGAAGCGGGATCGTGCCGCTTACTACTGGAGAACACTGCGGGCCAAGGATCATGCTTGGGGCACCAGATCGACCAACTCGGAGCGATGATTGACGGTGTGGGTGACGCAACGCGAGTCGGCGTCTGTTTGGATACGTGCCACGCATTTGCCGCCGGCTATGCGATCAATACCACGCCCGGCTTTGCCGAACTTCGCAAGCAGATCGACGACTTGTTGCCACCAGGTTGCATCTCGGCGCTGCATCTCAACGACAGCAAGAAACCGCTGGGAAGTCGTGTCGATCGACACGAACATATTGGACGTGGCGAGATCGGCTTAGAGGGGTTTCGCAACGTGTTCGGCGATGAGTTGCTGGGCGTGATTCCAGGTTACCTAGAAACGGAGAAGGGAACCGATGAAGAGACGGGAGAAGACTGGGATGTGATCAATCTGCGCGTGCTGCGTGAGTTGGTTGCAGAAATCGCCTAG
- the sbnA gene encoding 2,3-diaminopropionate biosynthesis protein SbnA — protein sequence MVQQFCSVCENVLGAIGRTPLVKLKRFLDRSDVELLAKLESNNPGGSAKDRPARQMIESAMAAGEIGKNTTIIESSSGNMGIGLAQACRYYGLNFICVVDPRTQTQNVAIIEALGGRIEMVQPPPGGDFLAARIAKVCGLLETIPGSYWPNQYSNRENPRSHFEGTVREIDEALDGQFDYLFVATSSTGTAQGCRDYLRSRGRDVHVVAVDSLGSVLFGGTPGPRRIPGLGAGKEPRLAVGQSFDTIAKVSDLDCVVGCRRAALREAMLVGGSAGGVLETVRNMSDQLSGKRCVAVLHDSGTRYLETVFNDDWVQRSLGCSPERLNELVSGTNLEAVA from the coding sequence ATGGTGCAGCAATTTTGTTCCGTTTGCGAGAACGTGCTCGGCGCGATCGGTCGAACGCCGCTTGTGAAATTGAAACGCTTTCTGGACCGGTCGGATGTCGAGTTATTGGCCAAGCTCGAATCCAATAACCCAGGAGGCAGCGCCAAAGATCGGCCCGCTCGGCAAATGATCGAGTCCGCTATGGCGGCCGGCGAAATCGGGAAAAACACCACGATCATCGAGTCGTCCTCGGGCAACATGGGCATCGGTTTGGCTCAGGCGTGTCGCTACTACGGCTTGAATTTCATCTGTGTCGTCGATCCGCGTACGCAGACTCAAAACGTGGCGATCATTGAAGCGCTCGGCGGCCGAATCGAAATGGTACAGCCACCGCCGGGTGGTGATTTCTTAGCAGCGCGGATTGCCAAGGTCTGTGGTTTGTTGGAAACGATCCCCGGCAGCTATTGGCCTAACCAATACAGCAATCGCGAGAATCCTCGCTCCCATTTCGAGGGCACCGTTCGTGAAATCGACGAGGCGCTCGACGGACAATTCGATTATTTGTTTGTCGCAACGAGCAGCACAGGAACCGCTCAAGGTTGCCGTGACTATCTACGTTCGCGTGGTCGAGATGTGCACGTCGTGGCGGTGGATTCCCTTGGCAGCGTTTTGTTTGGCGGCACCCCGGGACCACGCCGCATTCCGGGTTTGGGCGCCGGCAAAGAACCACGACTGGCCGTCGGCCAATCGTTCGACACGATCGCCAAAGTCAGCGATCTGGATTGTGTGGTCGGTTGCCGCCGGGCAGCACTGCGTGAAGCGATGCTCGTGGGTGGATCCGCCGGCGGGGTGCTGGAAACGGTCCGCAACATGTCCGATCAATTGAGCGGCAAACGCTGCGTCGCGGTGCTGCATGATTCCGGTACAAGGTATTTAGAAACGGTATTCAATGACGATTGGGTTCAGCGGTCACTAGGCTGCTCGCCCGAACGGCTAAACGAATTGGTATCTGGCACAAATTTGGAGGCGGTAGCGTGA
- a CDS encoding FAD/NAD(P)-binding protein has product MSTPDKPPQATLRLAIIGCGPRGLQCLEALSRALSPEQLSRMDITVYDPNDKPGAGRIYDPTQPHVLKMNFATQHIDFWKTAADKTTPQSTSLIGLLNQHYPNIAARDQFVPRAIVGEYLHECFETVKQRLRRDAALTCLQRQVERVRRVDGRWQVYDGASTRMFDLVVLATGHEGLRASAPQSPQADDAFVFPVETNLSQQRIAAGTNVLVRGFGLTAIDAVLMLTEGRGGTFEEGEGLLPRYNRSSNEPRRIDIRSRSGRPMLAKPTATMEPISESFWIPYRERLERLSAKHGELMFHQDIWSIITEAAGALLQQSSGMHEVRDVDKWFRGWSRYKMGPAEAKHAMLQSLAVARSSRPIDIPFALGESWRKLYAQLVSRISFGGLAEGQWECYLRTSREMERIAFGPPAENVAKLLRLIRDRVVTLGTSDQTAPNYDAMLHAVIASPTERDPGGPLAKLIAEGLVQVDPTTAAVRIGQDGFVVGSEHGLAIFGRATEGWIIGNDTLSRTLHPHIECWAKSVAEFLPTSAVDAPVLRTKATFA; this is encoded by the coding sequence ATGAGCACCCCGGATAAGCCCCCCCAAGCTACATTGCGACTCGCGATCATTGGTTGCGGGCCGCGTGGACTGCAATGTCTGGAGGCATTGTCGCGTGCCCTGTCGCCGGAGCAACTCTCGCGAATGGACATCACCGTCTATGATCCAAATGACAAACCGGGTGCGGGACGAATTTACGATCCGACGCAACCTCATGTGCTGAAGATGAATTTCGCAACGCAACATATCGACTTTTGGAAGACGGCCGCTGACAAGACGACGCCGCAATCCACCTCGTTGATCGGTTTATTGAACCAACATTATCCGAACATTGCCGCACGCGATCAGTTCGTCCCACGCGCGATCGTGGGCGAGTACTTGCATGAATGCTTTGAGACCGTCAAGCAGCGTCTGCGCCGCGACGCTGCCCTCACCTGCTTGCAGCGCCAAGTAGAAAGGGTCCGGCGTGTTGATGGGCGTTGGCAAGTTTACGACGGAGCCAGCACTCGAATGTTCGATCTAGTCGTGCTCGCCACCGGTCATGAAGGGCTGCGAGCGTCCGCCCCACAATCACCGCAAGCCGACGATGCGTTCGTTTTCCCTGTCGAAACCAACCTCTCGCAGCAACGCATTGCGGCGGGCACAAACGTCCTCGTTCGCGGTTTCGGGCTAACGGCGATCGACGCCGTGTTGATGTTGACCGAAGGCCGCGGCGGGACGTTCGAAGAGGGCGAGGGGTTACTGCCTCGATACAATCGCAGCTCGAACGAACCGAGGCGGATCGACATTCGCTCGCGTTCGGGACGGCCGATGCTGGCCAAACCGACCGCGACAATGGAACCGATCAGCGAATCATTCTGGATACCCTATCGAGAACGACTGGAGCGTTTGTCAGCCAAACATGGCGAGCTAATGTTTCACCAAGACATTTGGTCGATTATCACCGAAGCCGCCGGAGCCTTATTGCAACAATCCTCTGGGATGCACGAGGTTCGCGACGTCGACAAATGGTTCCGAGGTTGGTCACGATACAAGATGGGGCCCGCGGAAGCCAAGCATGCGATGTTGCAATCGTTGGCAGTCGCGCGTAGCAGTCGCCCCATCGACATTCCGTTTGCGTTAGGCGAGTCATGGCGGAAGCTTTATGCTCAACTCGTCTCACGGATTAGCTTCGGCGGACTCGCCGAAGGCCAATGGGAATGCTACCTTCGCACGAGTCGCGAAATGGAACGGATCGCATTCGGCCCGCCTGCCGAGAATGTGGCCAAGTTGTTGCGTTTGATCCGCGATCGCGTGGTCACCTTGGGTACCTCCGATCAAACAGCCCCAAACTATGATGCGATGCTCCACGCGGTGATCGCTTCCCCCACGGAGCGTGATCCGGGCGGCCCGTTGGCAAAGTTGATTGCAGAGGGCCTTGTTCAAGTCGACCCGACAACGGCGGCGGTCCGCATTGGACAAGATGGGTTTGTGGTCGGTTCTGAGCACGGACTTGCGATTTTCGGTCGGGCTACAGAAGGATGGATCATTGGAAATGATACCTTGTCGCGGACCCTGCATCCCCATATCGAATGCTGGGCCAAAAGTGTAGCCGAGTTCCTGCCGACCTCCGCTGTTGATGCTCCTGTCCTGAGAACCAAAGCGACCTTCGCGTGA
- a CDS encoding Y4yA family PLP-dependent enzyme, giving the protein MITIESLRSGCRGELPLDARLEPWMTELMQANALAAHVHRFGSPLNVISTSPMLRNIDGLRRVANQRDVDLQIFFARKSNKCLAFVDQAMASGIGVDTASENEVRQSLARGVDGSKILCTAAIKSESLLELCIANQVCVTVDNTDELGLVLESASSLGSTAVIALRLGGFHHHGQKLTTRFGFDIDRDLEIITQLDSPSLRVMGVHFHLDGYDADQRVSAIGECLDWISRLREAGHSPTFLDMGGGFPMSYLDDRAQWDSFWEQHESALRGERDAITYRNHGLGLLNTPMGIVGRRNTYPYHQSPTRNEWLAKVLDSDWKGRPLADYLRQASLQLRCEPGRSLLDGCGMTVARVEFRKRNAEDDWLIGLSMNRTQCRTSSDDFLVDPILVRCNDTANGNTANSPMSGFLVGAYCTESELLSLRRLHFAKGVRRGDLIVFPNTAGYFMHFLESRSHQFPLARNIVYTPDAPIRLDPIDESTAI; this is encoded by the coding sequence GTGATCACCATCGAATCGCTACGTAGTGGATGCCGAGGCGAATTACCGCTCGATGCACGGCTCGAACCATGGATGACCGAACTGATGCAAGCCAATGCATTGGCCGCCCACGTCCATCGGTTTGGATCTCCATTGAACGTGATTTCCACATCACCGATGTTGCGGAACATCGACGGCCTTCGCCGGGTTGCGAACCAACGCGATGTTGACTTGCAAATCTTTTTCGCTCGCAAATCGAACAAGTGTTTGGCGTTTGTCGATCAAGCCATGGCCTCCGGCATCGGAGTCGACACGGCCAGCGAGAATGAAGTTCGCCAATCTCTCGCGCGAGGTGTCGATGGCAGCAAGATCCTTTGCACGGCCGCCATCAAGAGCGAATCGTTGCTCGAATTATGTATCGCGAACCAAGTCTGTGTCACCGTCGATAACACCGACGAACTAGGGTTGGTCCTCGAGAGTGCTAGCTCCCTCGGATCGACCGCCGTGATTGCCCTCCGGCTCGGTGGTTTTCATCATCACGGCCAGAAGCTGACGACACGCTTTGGCTTTGACATCGACCGTGACCTTGAAATCATCACACAACTCGATTCGCCATCGCTGCGGGTGATGGGCGTGCATTTCCATCTTGATGGGTACGACGCTGATCAGCGAGTCAGCGCGATTGGCGAATGCCTTGATTGGATCTCACGACTCCGCGAAGCAGGCCACTCGCCTACTTTCCTGGACATGGGGGGCGGCTTCCCGATGAGTTATCTAGACGACCGCGCCCAATGGGATTCCTTCTGGGAACAACATGAGTCCGCCCTACGAGGTGAGCGAGACGCAATCACCTATCGCAATCACGGGCTCGGTCTGCTCAACACGCCCATGGGAATCGTGGGACGTCGCAACACCTACCCCTACCATCAATCTCCTACGCGAAACGAGTGGCTGGCAAAGGTGCTGGATTCCGATTGGAAGGGCCGACCGCTGGCGGATTATCTGCGCCAAGCCAGCTTACAATTGCGTTGTGAACCGGGACGCAGTCTGCTAGACGGTTGCGGCATGACGGTCGCTCGCGTGGAGTTTCGCAAACGGAATGCCGAAGACGACTGGTTGATCGGACTCTCAATGAACCGGACGCAGTGCCGAACATCGAGCGATGACTTTCTTGTTGATCCGATCTTGGTTCGTTGCAATGACACAGCAAACGGCAACACGGCAAACAGCCCAATGTCTGGTTTTCTCGTGGGGGCGTATTGCACGGAATCTGAATTGCTGTCGCTTCGCCGATTGCATTTTGCGAAGGGAGTTCGCCGTGGTGACTTGATCGTGTTCCCCAACACAGCCGGCTACTTCATGCACTTTCTCGAAAGCCGATCACATCAGTTTCCCTTGGCGAGAAATATCGTGTACACGCCCGATGCGCCGATCCGACTCGATCCGATTGATGAGTCAACCGCAATCTAA
- a CDS encoding YihY/virulence factor BrkB family protein yields the protein MDFLKQIFAEFSKNRCTTLAAALAYYTAFALPPLLYLLLTILTFGMSMMYDSDQAEAKATAMLQSQAAQMMGNPAASDQIATILENNQKDDGKWWKTLLSFAGIIVGATGVVAALQDALNQVWEVKPDPETTGIMDIIGKRILSFAMILGLGFLLLVSLIVSSVLAGLGDQLGGLIGMSETVASAVNFAIQAIVVYVIFAAIFKFMPDAQVRWRDVAVGAAVTTVLFLLGRFAMQMYFSFSEPGAQLGAAAASLAVLLVWVYYTAMIVLLGAEATQVYAVRLGGGIVPEPSAVRVVEQIKRTNESTKHRAT from the coding sequence ATGGACTTTTTAAAACAAATCTTTGCTGAATTCTCTAAAAATCGCTGCACCACGTTGGCGGCGGCGCTGGCTTATTATACCGCGTTCGCATTGCCTCCGTTGCTGTACTTGCTGCTCACGATTTTGACGTTCGGAATGTCGATGATGTACGACAGCGACCAAGCCGAAGCGAAGGCGACGGCGATGCTTCAGAGTCAAGCGGCTCAGATGATGGGCAACCCGGCAGCGAGCGATCAGATTGCGACGATCTTGGAAAACAATCAAAAAGACGATGGCAAGTGGTGGAAAACGCTCCTCAGTTTCGCTGGCATTATCGTCGGTGCGACTGGCGTCGTCGCTGCACTACAAGACGCGTTGAATCAGGTTTGGGAGGTTAAACCCGACCCAGAAACCACCGGCATCATGGACATCATCGGCAAACGGATACTCTCGTTCGCCATGATCCTGGGGCTAGGATTCCTGCTACTCGTATCGTTGATCGTCTCCTCTGTCTTAGCCGGTCTCGGTGATCAACTCGGTGGCTTGATTGGCATGTCGGAAACGGTGGCCAGTGCGGTGAATTTTGCGATTCAGGCGATCGTGGTCTACGTCATCTTTGCTGCCATCTTCAAGTTCATGCCGGACGCGCAGGTGCGTTGGCGTGATGTCGCCGTGGGGGCGGCGGTGACGACCGTCTTGTTTCTGCTCGGTCGGTTCGCGATGCAGATGTACTTTTCGTTCAGCGAACCCGGTGCACAGCTCGGAGCGGCAGCCGCCTCGTTGGCAGTCTTATTGGTGTGGGTTTATTACACCGCCATGATTGTATTGCTCGGGGCCGAGGCGACTCAGGTCTATGCGGTGCGACTAGGCGGCGGAATCGTTCCCGAGCCTTCGGCCGTTCGAGTCGTTGAGCAGATCAAACGTACCAACGAGAGTACGAAGCACAGAGCCACCTAG
- a CDS encoding CDP-alcohol phosphatidyltransferase family protein: MNSIKAHAVHCLTASGIIPAALAMREVAAADCEPSIVFLYLLLTTLIDAIDGPLARRFHVKRYADTIDGRTIDDLLDYLTFAFIPLMLVWRMNWMPDGLGWTVTFAMAASLFGFAHRDAKDETGGFFRGFPSYWNIFAFYAGILYTLSGPWQVAILLWILAGLTVAPVRLIYPNLAPRPWRLWLLSGAGVWACLILAMLYDYPHPPIGLTLASLIYPAFYVVASIWLAARAVTAAKRDIS, encoded by the coding sequence ATGAATTCAATCAAAGCCCACGCTGTTCATTGTCTGACCGCCTCAGGGATCATCCCCGCAGCCCTCGCGATGCGTGAAGTTGCCGCGGCCGATTGTGAGCCGAGCATCGTATTTCTTTATCTGTTGTTGACCACGCTCATCGACGCCATCGATGGACCGCTCGCCCGCCGTTTTCACGTTAAACGCTACGCCGATACGATCGACGGTCGTACCATCGATGACCTGCTCGACTACCTGACGTTTGCCTTCATTCCTTTGATGTTGGTGTGGCGAATGAATTGGATGCCCGACGGTTTGGGATGGACGGTGACGTTCGCGATGGCCGCAAGTCTATTTGGGTTTGCTCATCGCGATGCCAAGGATGAAACCGGCGGATTCTTTCGTGGCTTCCCCTCTTATTGGAACATCTTTGCGTTTTACGCAGGCATCCTGTACACGCTCAGCGGGCCTTGGCAAGTCGCGATCTTGTTGTGGATCCTTGCCGGACTTACCGTCGCACCCGTGCGATTGATCTATCCCAATCTCGCTCCGCGGCCTTGGCGACTTTGGTTACTTAGTGGTGCGGGCGTTTGGGCGTGTTTGATTTTAGCGATGCTTTACGACTACCCCCATCCTCCGATTGGGTTGACGTTGGCATCATTGATCTATCCCGCGTTCTACGTGGTTGCGTCGATCTGGTTGGCTGCCCGCGCGGTGACGGCGGCTAAGCGGGATATTTCATAA
- a CDS encoding endonuclease/exonuclease/phosphatase family protein has translation MLTAFNLFVVILFGVLVVGSLLPLSSSPHWFIRGWDYPRVQIVAIAIVAIVAFLAVNVVVGRPNRVAFSVMIGLALLIAGWHLFRILPYTPLMPTQAKAWNPPADAVESDPHRLRVLISNVEMENDQFTRWKHVMGDCDADVVIVAEVDERWQATLEELKSAYPHQIIYPQDNWYGLAMISRLPIIDSELRFLVQDDVPSIDAMIEMPSGDRVRVVGVHPRPPEPIRDNDATARDAELVLWGEELAKDNQPIVIGGDLNDVAWSQSTRLFLRLSELLDPRRGRGFFNSFHADRRWMRFPLDHVFHSTHFTIRDMKRLEHVGSDHFPIFIDLQLEPAAKEDQEPLDKKASDAGEADERIDRAEEDLGLDVESVREATTE, from the coding sequence ATGCTTACCGCTTTTAACCTTTTTGTCGTAATCCTCTTCGGCGTGTTGGTGGTGGGGTCATTGTTGCCGCTATCATCAAGCCCGCATTGGTTCATTCGCGGTTGGGACTATCCACGCGTCCAAATCGTGGCAATCGCGATTGTCGCAATCGTTGCGTTCTTAGCGGTCAACGTGGTGGTTGGGCGACCAAATCGTGTCGCGTTCTCGGTGATGATCGGTTTGGCGCTGCTGATCGCTGGGTGGCATCTGTTCCGGATCCTTCCCTACACGCCGCTGATGCCAACGCAAGCGAAAGCATGGAACCCGCCGGCGGACGCGGTCGAGAGTGATCCGCATCGACTGCGTGTTTTGATCAGCAACGTCGAGATGGAGAACGACCAATTCACCCGATGGAAGCATGTTATGGGCGACTGCGATGCCGATGTGGTGATCGTGGCGGAGGTGGACGAGCGTTGGCAGGCGACGTTGGAGGAACTGAAATCGGCGTACCCCCATCAAATCATCTACCCGCAAGACAATTGGTATGGCTTGGCGATGATCTCGCGTCTACCGATCATCGACAGCGAGTTACGTTTTCTCGTGCAAGACGATGTTCCTTCGATCGACGCGATGATTGAGATGCCCAGCGGTGACCGAGTGCGAGTGGTAGGGGTGCATCCGCGTCCTCCCGAACCGATCCGTGACAACGATGCCACCGCCCGAGACGCCGAGTTGGTATTGTGGGGCGAAGAGCTCGCCAAAGACAATCAACCGATTGTCATCGGAGGTGACTTGAACGATGTCGCTTGGTCTCAATCGACACGGCTGTTTCTACGGCTCAGCGAACTGCTCGATCCCCGTCGAGGGCGAGGTTTTTTTAATTCGTTTCACGCCGATCGTCGCTGGATGCGATTCCCGTTGGACCACGTCTTTCATTCGACCCATTTCACCATTCGTGACATGAAGCGATTGGAACATGTGGGGTCGGATCACTTTCCGATCTTCATCGATTTGCAATTAGAGCCGGCTGCGAAAGAGGACCAAGAACCGCTTGACAAGAAGGCGAGCGACGCAGGCGAAGCAGATGAGCGAATCGACCGAGCCGAAGAAGACCTCGGCTTGGACGTCGAATCCGTCCGCGAAGCCACGACGGAATAG